One part of the Bradyrhizobium sp. CB1650 genome encodes these proteins:
- the hpnD gene encoding presqualene diphosphate synthase HpnD, giving the protein MTLEATSPGASYGSTASGSSFYAAMRILPHDQREAMFQIYSFCRQVDDIADSHGPREERLAALQEWRNDIDALYQGHPPARLKDYMASVKTFGLKREDFLAIVDGMEMDVPQDIRAPDMETLDLYCDRVASAVGRLSVRVFGLPEEDGILLAYHLGRALQLTNILRDIDEDAGLGRLYLPREALLHAGITSNDPNRVIAERALPKVCLPLAQRAKVHFEKSDEIMNRNRRRAVRAPRIMSKYYHAILDLLIARGFSAPRQPVRVSKIARIGILLRYAFI; this is encoded by the coding sequence ATGACGCTTGAGGCGACCTCGCCCGGCGCCAGTTATGGCTCGACCGCATCCGGCAGCTCCTTCTATGCCGCGATGCGCATCCTGCCGCATGACCAGCGCGAGGCCATGTTCCAGATCTACAGCTTCTGCCGCCAGGTCGACGACATCGCCGATTCCCATGGGCCGCGCGAGGAGCGGCTCGCCGCGCTTCAGGAGTGGCGCAACGACATCGATGCGCTCTATCAGGGCCATCCGCCGGCGCGGCTGAAGGACTATATGGCGTCGGTGAAGACGTTCGGGCTGAAGCGGGAGGATTTCCTTGCCATCGTCGACGGCATGGAGATGGACGTGCCGCAGGACATCCGCGCGCCCGACATGGAGACGCTCGATCTTTACTGCGATCGCGTCGCGAGCGCGGTGGGTCGACTGTCGGTGCGGGTGTTCGGCCTGCCTGAAGAGGACGGCATCCTGCTTGCCTATCATCTCGGCCGCGCGCTCCAGCTCACCAACATCCTGCGCGACATCGACGAGGATGCAGGGCTCGGCCGGCTCTATCTGCCGCGCGAGGCATTGCTGCATGCCGGCATCACATCCAACGATCCGAATCGCGTGATCGCCGAGCGCGCGCTGCCGAAGGTCTGCCTGCCGTTGGCGCAGCGCGCGAAAGTGCATTTCGAGAAATCGGACGAGATCATGAACCGCAACAGGCGCCGCGCGGTGCGCGCGCCGCGGATCATGTCGAAATACTATCATGCCATTCTGGACCTCCTGATCGCGCGCGGTTTCAGCGCGCCGCGTCAGCCGGTACGTGTGTCGAAGATCGCACGGATCGGCATCCTGCTCCGCTACGCTTTCATCTGA
- the shc gene encoding squalene--hopene cyclase has product MDSVNATNREVLESSIASATQGVLGFQQSDGHWVFELEADCTIPAEYILLRHHLAEPVDAVLEAKIGNYLRRVQGAHGGWPLVHDGEFDMSASVKAYFALKMIGDSVDAPHMVRAREAIRSRGGAINCNVFTRFTLAMFGVVTWRAVPVLPVEIVLLPFWSPFHLNKISYWARTTMVPLLVLGALKPRARNPKGVGIDELFLQDPRSIGMTAKAPHQSMAWFLLFRSLDAILRVVEPMFPRSLRKRAIDAALVFTEERLNGEDGMGAIYPPMANIVMMYDALGKDENYPPRATTRRGLDKLLVIKDDEAYCQPCVSPVWDTTLTAHALLEAGGPQAVPAAKQGLDWLIPKQVLDVKGDWAVKRPETRPGGWAFQYNNAHYPDLDDTAVVVMSMDRMRREHGIGGYDAAIDRGREWIEGMQSADGGWAAFDVDNFEYYLNNIPFSDHGALLDPPTEDVTARCISMLAQLGETEKTSQRVAAGVAYLRRTQHPEGSWYGRWGMNFIYGTWSVLCALNMAGVDQNDPMIRKAADWLVSIQNEDGGWGEDAVSYRLDYKGWEAAPSTASQTAWALLALMVAGEVDHPAVARGVEYLIATQNEKGLWDEQRYTATGFPRVFYLRYHGYPKFFPLWALARYRNLRNTNSRVVGVGM; this is encoded by the coding sequence ATGGATTCCGTGAACGCGACCAACCGCGAAGTCCTGGAATCGAGCATTGCGTCGGCCACGCAAGGCGTCCTCGGCTTCCAGCAGTCCGACGGCCACTGGGTGTTCGAGCTCGAAGCCGACTGCACGATCCCGGCGGAGTACATCTTGCTGCGCCACCATTTGGCCGAGCCGGTCGACGCCGTGCTCGAGGCGAAGATCGGCAATTATCTGCGCCGCGTGCAGGGGGCCCATGGTGGCTGGCCGCTGGTGCATGACGGCGAGTTCGACATGAGCGCCAGCGTGAAGGCCTACTTCGCGCTCAAGATGATCGGCGATTCCGTCGACGCGCCGCACATGGTGCGTGCGCGCGAGGCGATCCGCTCGCGCGGTGGTGCCATCAACTGCAACGTCTTCACCCGCTTCACACTCGCGATGTTCGGCGTCGTGACCTGGCGCGCGGTCCCCGTGCTGCCGGTCGAGATCGTGCTGCTGCCGTTCTGGTCGCCGTTCCATCTCAACAAGATTTCCTATTGGGCGCGAACCACCATGGTGCCGCTGTTGGTGCTCGGGGCGCTGAAGCCGCGCGCGAGGAATCCGAAGGGCGTCGGCATCGACGAGCTGTTTCTTCAGGATCCGCGCTCGATCGGCATGACCGCAAAAGCGCCGCACCAGAGCATGGCCTGGTTCCTGCTATTTCGTTCGCTCGATGCCATCCTGCGCGTGGTCGAGCCGATGTTTCCCAGGAGCCTGCGCAAGCGCGCGATCGATGCGGCGCTCGTCTTCACCGAGGAGCGGCTCAACGGCGAGGACGGCATGGGCGCGATCTATCCGCCGATGGCCAACATCGTCATGATGTATGACGCGCTCGGCAAGGACGAGAATTATCCGCCGCGCGCCACGACGCGCCGCGGCCTCGACAAGCTGCTCGTCATCAAGGACGACGAGGCCTATTGCCAGCCTTGCGTTTCGCCGGTGTGGGACACGACGCTGACCGCCCACGCGCTGCTCGAGGCCGGCGGCCCGCAGGCGGTGCCTGCCGCCAAGCAGGGCCTCGACTGGTTGATCCCGAAGCAGGTCCTGGACGTGAAGGGCGACTGGGCCGTGAAGCGACCCGAAACGCGGCCAGGCGGTTGGGCCTTCCAGTACAACAACGCCCACTATCCCGATCTCGACGACACCGCGGTGGTGGTGATGTCGATGGACCGCATGCGCCGGGAGCACGGAATCGGGGGCTATGATGCGGCGATCGACCGCGGCCGGGAATGGATCGAGGGCATGCAAAGCGCCGACGGCGGCTGGGCTGCCTTCGACGTGGACAACTTCGAGTATTACCTGAACAACATCCCGTTCTCCGATCACGGCGCGCTGCTCGATCCGCCGACCGAGGACGTGACCGCCCGCTGCATCTCGATGCTGGCCCAGCTCGGGGAGACCGAGAAGACCAGCCAACGTGTTGCGGCCGGCGTCGCCTATCTCCGGCGCACACAGCACCCCGAGGGCTCGTGGTACGGCCGCTGGGGCATGAACTTCATCTATGGAACCTGGTCGGTGCTGTGTGCCCTGAACATGGCCGGCGTCGACCAGAACGACCCGATGATTCGCAAGGCGGCCGACTGGCTGGTGTCGATCCAGAACGAGGACGGCGGCTGGGGCGAGGACGCGGTCAGCTATCGGCTGGACTACAAGGGCTGGGAGGCTGCGCCGTCGACCGCCTCGCAAACGGCATGGGCCTTGCTTGCTCTGATGGTGGCCGGCGAGGTCGATCACCCGGCCGTTGCCCGCGGGGTGGAGTACCTGATTGCAACACAGAACGAAAAAGGACTGTGGGACGAGCAGCGGTATACGGCGACAGGCTTCCCCCGCGTATTCTATCTACGGTATCATGGTTACCCGAAGTTCTTTCCGCTGTGGGCATTGGCGCGGTACCGGAACTTGCGGAACACCAACAGCAGGGTGGTAGGGGTCGGAATGTGA
- a CDS encoding phosphorylase: protein MGAVPELAEHQQQGGRGRNVTLGTGDEITAGNAIDPRPILIVTGLVQEARIAAGPGMAVICSSSSPTQLRALLTVVDPESIRGVISFGVAGGLDPTLRSGDVVVATEVLSGDARWAAGLSLGDDLIDRLTSGRRRVVRGSLAGAEQVVTGRSCKAALHLETGAAAVDMESHIAAAYAAEVGLPFAAVRVISDPAHRALPAIARAAIKPNGQIDVAAVLRGLVRNPATLHALVSTGLDFNRALRSLRGCRDFLVGSEGLDNEGLMPETV, encoded by the coding sequence ATTGGCGCGGTACCGGAACTTGCGGAACACCAACAGCAGGGTGGTAGGGGTCGGAATGTGACTTTGGGGACGGGGGACGAGATTACCGCGGGTAATGCCATAGACCCGCGGCCGATATTGATCGTGACTGGACTTGTCCAGGAGGCCCGTATCGCGGCCGGGCCGGGAATGGCTGTCATCTGCTCTTCCAGCAGCCCAACCCAATTGCGGGCGCTTCTGACCGTCGTGGATCCCGAATCGATTCGCGGTGTGATCTCCTTCGGCGTGGCCGGCGGGCTCGACCCGACGCTGCGCTCTGGTGACGTCGTAGTGGCGACCGAAGTGCTCTCCGGCGATGCCCGTTGGGCCGCCGGACTGTCGCTCGGCGACGACCTCATCGACCGCCTGACATCGGGACGCCGCCGCGTGGTGCGCGGCAGCCTCGCCGGTGCCGAGCAGGTGGTCACGGGGCGGTCCTGCAAGGCGGCGCTGCACCTGGAGACGGGAGCGGCGGCCGTCGACATGGAAAGCCACATCGCGGCGGCCTATGCGGCCGAGGTCGGGCTTCCCTTTGCCGCGGTCCGGGTCATCAGCGACCCCGCCCATCGCGCGCTGCCGGCGATCGCCCGCGCCGCGATCAAGCCGAACGGCCAGATCGACGTGGCGGCGGTGCTGCGCGGGCTCGTACGCAATCCCGCAACGCTGCATGCGCTGGTCTCGACCGGCCTCGATTTCAACCGCGCACTGCGCTCCTTGCGTGGCTGCCGTGACTTCTTGGTCGGCAGCGAGGGGCTCGACAACGAGGGCCTCATGCCCGAGACGGTCTGA
- a CDS encoding MMPL family transporter, whose amino-acid sequence MLQSVVVAVVRACTRFASLVVVLGLLLAVAASYYAARHFAINTDINSLISQNLDWRQRDQQFDRAFDRDATILAVVEAKTPEMATAAADVLYAKLKDDKTNFQSMQQLGTGEFFEKNGFLFLPTEEVAKATGQFESAAPLIEIMAGDPSIRGLTGALETGLAGVKRGQVKLDSTDRPFNLIAQTVETVLNKGNATFSWRELVSDEPLSDSDKRAFIEFKPILDYNALEPGKGATDAIRKAAAELDFPTKYQAQVRLTGPVPIANEEYATVQEGAVVNGIGTVVVVLFILWLALHSAKIIFAVFVNLFIGLALTTAAGLMMVGSLNLLSIAFAVLFVGLGVDFGIQYSVRYRSERFKHGDLSRALVLAAKRSAVPLSLAAMATAAGFLCFMPTDYKGISELGQIAGVGMLVAFLSSITVLPALLKLLNPPGEKEPVGYAFLAPLDHFLEKHRVVIVGGTLLLALGGLPLLYFMKFDFNPMNLRNPNAESIATFLDLRKDPNTGANAINVMTTSEEQARQVEARLEKVPEVLRVMSLDSFVPQDQQPKLKLIAQGAKVLNPALNPDQIDAAPSDQENVESLKSSVDSLRRTAGDAKGPGAVASRRLADALEKLANADEATRNKAQDVFVTPMKIVFNQLRNAMQAEPVSLKSLPPDLVSAWKSKDGIIRVEALPKGDPNDNDTLRKFAAAVLSAEPTAIGGPVSILKSGDTVVKAFIHAGIYALLVIGLLLWITLRRFVDVLMTLVPLLVAGAVTLEICVLIGLPLNFANIVAFPLLLGVGVAFKIYYVVAWRSGRTNLLQTSLTRAIFFSALTTATAFGSLWLSSHPGTSSMGKLLALSLVTTLAAVLLFQPALMGKPRNLRE is encoded by the coding sequence GTGCTGCAGAGCGTAGTCGTTGCCGTCGTCAGGGCATGTACCCGGTTTGCCTCCCTCGTTGTCGTCCTCGGGCTGCTCTTGGCGGTCGCGGCGAGCTATTACGCTGCGCGACATTTCGCCATCAACACCGACATCAATTCGCTGATCTCGCAAAATCTCGATTGGCGGCAGCGCGACCAGCAGTTCGACCGCGCCTTCGACCGCGACGCGACGATTCTGGCGGTCGTGGAGGCGAAGACGCCGGAGATGGCGACCGCCGCGGCGGACGTGCTCTACGCCAAACTGAAGGACGACAAGACCAACTTCCAGTCGATGCAGCAGCTCGGCACCGGCGAGTTCTTCGAGAAGAACGGCTTTCTGTTCCTTCCGACCGAGGAGGTCGCCAAGGCCACCGGCCAGTTCGAATCCGCGGCGCCATTGATCGAGATCATGGCGGGCGATCCCTCGATTCGTGGCCTGACCGGCGCGCTCGAGACCGGGCTCGCCGGCGTCAAGCGGGGGCAGGTGAAGCTCGACAGCACCGATCGCCCGTTCAACCTGATCGCGCAGACCGTCGAGACCGTGCTCAACAAGGGCAACGCGACCTTCTCCTGGCGTGAGCTCGTCAGCGACGAGCCGCTATCGGATTCGGACAAGCGCGCCTTCATCGAGTTCAAGCCGATCCTCGACTACAACGCGCTGGAGCCGGGCAAGGGCGCCACCGATGCGATCCGGAAAGCCGCGGCGGAGCTCGATTTTCCGACCAAGTACCAGGCGCAGGTGCGGCTGACCGGCCCGGTTCCGATCGCCAACGAGGAATACGCCACCGTCCAGGAAGGCGCCGTCGTGAACGGTATCGGCACCGTCGTGGTCGTGCTGTTCATCCTCTGGCTTGCACTGCATTCGGCGAAGATCATCTTCGCGGTGTTCGTCAACCTGTTCATCGGCCTTGCGCTGACGACGGCTGCCGGCCTGATGATGGTCGGTTCGCTCAACCTGCTGTCGATCGCGTTCGCCGTGCTGTTCGTGGGTCTCGGCGTCGATTTCGGCATCCAGTACAGCGTCCGTTATCGCTCGGAGCGCTTCAAGCACGGCGATCTCTCGCGCGCGCTGGTGCTGGCCGCAAAGCGCTCTGCGGTGCCGCTGTCGCTCGCGGCGATGGCGACCGCCGCCGGCTTCCTCTGCTTCATGCCGACCGACTACAAGGGCATCTCCGAGCTCGGCCAGATCGCCGGCGTCGGCATGCTGGTGGCGTTCCTCTCCAGCATCACGGTGCTGCCGGCACTTTTGAAGCTCCTGAACCCGCCCGGCGAGAAGGAGCCGGTCGGCTATGCGTTCCTGGCGCCGCTCGATCACTTCCTGGAGAAGCATCGCGTGGTGATCGTGGGCGGCACGCTGCTGCTTGCCCTCGGCGGCCTGCCGCTGCTCTACTTCATGAAGTTCGACTTCAACCCGATGAACCTGCGCAACCCGAACGCCGAATCGATCGCGACCTTCCTCGACCTGCGTAAGGATCCGAACACCGGCGCCAATGCCATCAACGTGATGACCACGTCCGAGGAGCAGGCGAGGCAGGTCGAGGCGAGGCTGGAGAAAGTGCCCGAGGTGCTGCGGGTGATGTCGCTCGACAGCTTCGTGCCGCAGGACCAGCAACCAAAGCTGAAGCTGATCGCGCAGGGCGCCAAGGTGCTGAACCCCGCGCTCAATCCGGACCAGATCGATGCGGCGCCGTCGGACCAGGAGAACGTCGAGTCGCTGAAATCCTCGGTCGACAGTCTGCGCAGGACCGCAGGCGATGCGAAGGGACCGGGTGCGGTCGCTTCACGCCGGCTCGCGGACGCGCTCGAGAAGCTCGCCAATGCGGATGAAGCCACGCGCAACAAGGCGCAGGACGTCTTCGTCACGCCCATGAAGATCGTGTTCAATCAGCTCAGGAACGCGATGCAGGCCGAACCCGTCTCCCTGAAGTCGTTGCCTCCCGATCTCGTCAGCGCCTGGAAGAGCAAGGACGGGATCATTCGCGTCGAGGCACTGCCCAAGGGCGATCCCAACGACAACGACACCCTGCGCAAATTCGCGGCAGCGGTGCTTAGCGCCGAGCCGACCGCGATCGGCGGACCGGTCTCGATCCTCAAATCCGGTGATACCGTGGTGAAGGCGTTCATCCACGCCGGCATCTACGCGCTGCTCGTGATCGGCCTGTTGCTGTGGATCACGCTGCGCCGGTTCGTCGACGTGCTGATGACGCTGGTGCCGCTGCTGGTTGCCGGTGCCGTGACGCTCGAGATCTGCGTGCTGATCGGCCTGCCGCTCAACTTCGCCAATATCGTCGCGTTCCCGCTGCTGCTCGGCGTCGGCGTCGCCTTCAAGATCTACTATGTCGTGGCCTGGCGCTCCGGCAGAACGAATCTGCTGCAGACCAGCCTGACACGCGCGATCTTTTTCAGCGCGCTGACGACAGCGACCGCGTTCGGCAGCCTGTGGCTGTCGAGCCATCCCGGCACATCCAGCATGGGCAAGCTGCTGGCGCTGTCGCTGGTGACGACGCTCGCCGCCGTGCTGCTGTTCCAGCCGGCCCTAATGGGTAAACCCCGCAATCTCAGGGAGTAG
- the hpnH gene encoding adenosyl-hopene transferase HpnH produces MAIPFFKEMRIGGYLLKQKLLGRKRYPLVLMLEPLFRCNLACAGCGKIDYPDAILNRRMTAQECWDAADECGAPMVAIPGGEPLIHKEIGEIVRGLVARKKFVSLCTNALLLEKKLDLFEPSPYLFFSVHLDGLRDHHDKAVSQKGVFDRAVSAIKAAKARGFTVNVNATIFDGHPAEEIAKYLDFCAELGVGVSMSPGYAYERAPDQEHFLNRTKTKKLFRDVFALGKGKKWNFMHSGLFLDFLAGNQEYECTPWGMPARNIFGWQKPCYLLGEGYAKTFKELMETTDWDSYGTGRYEKCADCMAHCGYEPTAATAALNNPLKAMWVSLRGIKTSGPMAPEIDMSKQRPAQYIFSEQVQKKLSEIRRDEALAAQQKAAQKASTAA; encoded by the coding sequence ATGGCTATACCCTTCTTCAAGGAAATGCGTATCGGCGGCTATTTGCTCAAGCAGAAACTGCTTGGCCGCAAGCGCTATCCGCTCGTGTTGATGCTGGAGCCGCTGTTTCGCTGCAATCTCGCCTGCGCCGGCTGCGGCAAGATCGACTATCCGGATGCGATCCTCAACCGCCGCATGACCGCACAGGAGTGCTGGGACGCGGCCGACGAGTGCGGCGCGCCGATGGTCGCCATTCCCGGCGGCGAACCGCTGATCCACAAGGAGATCGGCGAGATCGTGCGCGGCCTGGTCGCGCGCAAGAAGTTCGTTTCGCTCTGCACCAACGCGCTGCTGCTCGAGAAGAAGCTCGACCTGTTCGAGCCCTCCCCTTACCTGTTCTTCTCGGTGCATCTCGACGGCCTGCGTGACCACCACGACAAGGCGGTTTCGCAGAAGGGCGTGTTCGACCGCGCCGTGTCCGCGATCAAGGCGGCGAAGGCGCGCGGTTTCACCGTCAACGTCAACGCCACGATCTTCGACGGCCATCCCGCCGAGGAGATCGCGAAGTACCTCGACTTCTGCGCCGAGCTCGGCGTCGGCGTATCGATGTCGCCGGGCTATGCCTATGAGCGTGCGCCGGACCAGGAGCACTTCCTCAACCGCACCAAGACCAAGAAGCTCTTCCGCGACGTCTTCGCGCTCGGCAAGGGCAAGAAGTGGAACTTCATGCATTCCGGCCTGTTCCTGGATTTCCTCGCCGGCAACCAGGAATACGAGTGCACGCCGTGGGGTATGCCCGCGCGCAACATCTTCGGCTGGCAGAAGCCCTGCTACCTGCTCGGCGAAGGCTACGCCAAGACCTTCAAGGAGCTGATGGAGACCACGGACTGGGATTCCTACGGCACCGGCCGCTACGAAAAGTGCGCCGACTGCATGGCGCATTGCGGCTACGAGCCGACCGCGGCCACTGCGGCGCTCAACAACCCGCTGAAGGCGATGTGGGTCTCGCTGCGCGGCATCAAGACCTCGGGGCCGATGGCGCCGGAGATCGACATGTCCAAGCAGCGCCCGGCGCAGTACATCTTCTCCGAGCAGGTCCAGAAGAAGCTCTCGGAGATCCGCCGCGACGAGGCGCTCGCCGCCCAGCAGAAGGCCGCCCAGAAGGCTTCGACCGCCGCGTAA
- the hpnE gene encoding hydroxysqualene dehydroxylase HpnE has translation MQNTAHIIGAGISGLSAAVRLANAGFKVAVHEATHQAGGRCRSYFDGATNLTIDNGNHLMLSGNGHARAYARSIGSEEGLIGPERAQFPFVDLATGQRWQLDLGDGRLPTWVLDESRRVPDTGLTDYLKLAPLIWASEGTLVGKAIPCEGILYQRLVQPLLLAALNVDPPEGSAGLAGAIVRETLLAGGQACRPLIARDGLSAVLIEPAVKFLTERGHPVLLGHELRSFETRDGKVAALNFGGEEMVQIADGDAIVMAVPPRAAASLLPGLKTPTEFRAIVNAHFRFEPPKGAAPILGVIGGIVEWLFAFPNRLSVTISNGDRLVDMPREELAQAIWNDVCKAGGVSGELPPWQIVRERRATFAATPAQNALRPGPVTALKNLFLAGDWTATGLPATIEGSVRSGDRAADLVLAAQRS, from the coding sequence ATGCAAAACACAGCTCACATCATCGGCGCTGGAATTTCCGGCCTCTCCGCCGCCGTGCGGCTCGCCAATGCCGGCTTCAAGGTCGCCGTGCACGAGGCGACGCACCAGGCCGGCGGCCGTTGCCGCTCCTATTTCGACGGCGCGACCAACCTGACGATCGACAACGGCAACCATCTGATGCTCTCGGGTAACGGCCATGCACGCGCCTATGCGCGCTCGATCGGCTCGGAGGAGGGGCTGATCGGGCCGGAGCGCGCGCAATTTCCCTTCGTCGATCTCGCGACCGGGCAGCGCTGGCAACTCGATCTCGGTGACGGACGGCTGCCGACCTGGGTGCTCGACGAGAGCCGGCGCGTCCCCGACACCGGGCTCACGGACTATCTGAAGCTGGCGCCGTTGATCTGGGCCTCGGAAGGGACGCTGGTCGGTAAGGCCATTCCTTGCGAGGGCATCCTCTATCAGCGTCTGGTGCAGCCGCTGCTGCTCGCGGCGCTCAATGTCGACCCGCCGGAAGGCTCGGCCGGGCTTGCCGGTGCGATCGTGCGCGAGACTCTGCTCGCCGGCGGCCAGGCCTGTCGGCCGTTGATCGCGCGTGACGGCCTCAGTGCCGTGCTGATCGAGCCCGCCGTGAAATTCCTGACCGAGCGCGGCCACCCCGTTCTGCTCGGCCATGAGCTGCGTTCGTTCGAGACCAGGGACGGCAAGGTCGCCGCGCTGAATTTCGGCGGCGAGGAAATGGTGCAGATTGCCGACGGCGATGCCATTGTGATGGCAGTGCCGCCGCGCGCCGCCGCGAGCCTGCTACCGGGCCTGAAAACCCCGACCGAATTCCGCGCCATCGTGAATGCGCATTTCCGTTTTGAGCCGCCGAAGGGCGCAGCTCCCATCCTGGGCGTGATCGGCGGGATTGTGGAGTGGCTGTTCGCCTTCCCCAACCGCCTCTCGGTGACCATCAGCAACGGCGACCGCCTGGTCGACATGCCGCGCGAGGAACTGGCGCAGGCGATCTGGAACGACGTCTGCAAGGCGGGCGGCGTTTCCGGCGAATTGCCGCCCTGGCAGATCGTGCGCGAGCGCCGCGCGACCTTCGCCGCCACGCCGGCGCAGAATGCCCTGCGTCCAGGGCCGGTCACCGCGCTGAAAAACCTGTTTCTCGCAGGCGATTGGACTGCTACGGGATTGCCTGCAACGATCGAGGGATCGGTCCGGTCCGGCGACCGTGCCGCCGATCTGGTTCTGGCCGCGCAGCGGTCCTGA
- a CDS encoding DUF2147 domain-containing protein — MRLAIYTGIILAGGFTCLTPALAADPTGDWRVADGVANIRVAQCNGSMWGAVAWEKQPGGRDENNPDVSKKNRPTLGMPTLIDMKKKSSVDQWEGQVYNAKDGQIYSATITPVGTDQLEIKGCVLGFLCGGETWTRVGPPIPASPANATSKGTPKSTGAAPKAGATTGATAAAPGTAKSAGAAKPGQKSAADPVGDICLLPEIAGFTH; from the coding sequence ATGCGTTTGGCCATTTACACCGGAATAATACTGGCTGGCGGTTTCACCTGTTTGACCCCGGCGCTCGCGGCCGATCCCACCGGCGACTGGCGGGTCGCCGACGGCGTCGCCAACATCCGTGTCGCGCAATGCAATGGCAGCATGTGGGGGGCCGTGGCCTGGGAAAAGCAGCCCGGCGGCCGCGACGAGAACAACCCGGATGTCTCAAAAAAGAACAGGCCGACGCTGGGCATGCCGACCCTGATCGACATGAAGAAAAAGTCCAGCGTCGATCAGTGGGAAGGTCAGGTCTATAACGCCAAGGACGGTCAGATCTACAGCGCGACCATCACCCCGGTCGGCACCGACCAGCTCGAGATCAAGGGCTGCGTGCTGGGCTTCCTGTGCGGCGGCGAGACCTGGACCCGGGTCGGCCCTCCGATTCCCGCCAGCCCCGCCAACGCGACGTCCAAGGGGACGCCGAAGTCCACCGGCGCGGCGCCGAAAGCCGGGGCTACGACGGGCGCGACCGCGGCTGCGCCCGGAACTGCAAAGAGCGCCGGCGCGGCCAAGCCCGGTCAGAAGAGTGCCGCCGACCCCGTCGGCGACATCTGCCTACTCCCTGAGATTGCGGGGTTTACCCATTAG
- the ispH gene encoding 4-hydroxy-3-methylbut-2-enyl diphosphate reductase, with amino-acid sequence MEVFLAQPRGFCAGVVRAIDIVERALEKYGPPVYVRHEIVHNKHVVESLKSKGAIFVEELSEVPAKAVTVFSAHGVARSVEEEAAARDLPVLNATCPLVTKVHNQGKRYITKGRTLILIGHAGHPEVEGTMGQVPGPVLLVQSVEEVNALTLPADAPVAYITQTTLSVDDTKDIIAALQARFTDIQGPDIRDICYATQNRQSAVRNLSKLVDVILVVGAANSSNSNRLREIGTEAGVASYLIADGRELNPEWLKGARTVGITAGASAPEVLVDDVIEALRRIGPVTVSVLPGREENIEFRLPAELAAS; translated from the coding sequence ATGGAAGTTTTTCTAGCGCAGCCGCGCGGCTTTTGCGCAGGCGTGGTGCGTGCAATCGACATCGTGGAACGGGCCCTGGAGAAGTATGGCCCGCCCGTCTACGTGCGCCACGAGATCGTGCACAACAAGCACGTCGTCGAAAGCCTGAAGAGCAAGGGCGCGATCTTCGTCGAGGAACTGTCCGAGGTTCCAGCCAAGGCGGTGACCGTCTTCAGCGCCCATGGCGTCGCCCGCAGCGTCGAGGAGGAGGCCGCCGCGCGCGACCTTCCGGTGCTGAATGCCACCTGTCCCCTGGTCACGAAAGTTCACAATCAGGGGAAGCGCTACATCACCAAGGGCCGCACGCTGATCCTGATCGGGCATGCCGGTCATCCCGAGGTCGAGGGCACGATGGGCCAGGTTCCAGGCCCCGTGCTGCTCGTGCAAAGCGTCGAAGAGGTTAACGCCTTGACGCTGCCCGCGGATGCGCCAGTGGCCTACATTACCCAGACCACGCTGTCGGTCGATGACACCAAGGACATCATTGCAGCCCTCCAGGCCCGATTTACAGATATTCAAGGCCCGGATATCCGGGATATCTGCTATGCGACACAGAACCGCCAATCTGCGGTAAGGAACTTGAGTAAGCTGGTCGACGTGATCTTGGTGGTGGGCGCCGCCAACAGCTCAAACTCGAACCGGCTCCGCGAAATCGGCACTGAGGCCGGCGTCGCGAGTTATCTGATCGCCGATGGCCGCGAGCTCAATCCGGAATGGTTGAAAGGTGCCAGGACCGTGGGCATCACGGCGGGCGCTTCGGCGCCCGAGGTGCTCGTGGATGACGTGATCGAAGCGCTGCGGCGGATCGGACCGGTGACGGTCTCCGTGCTGCCCGGCCGCGAGGAGAACATCGAATTCCGGCTTCCGGCCGAACTGGCCGCAAGCTGA